The Tripterygium wilfordii isolate XIE 37 chromosome 21, ASM1340144v1, whole genome shotgun sequence genome segment TGAGTTGTCCTAGAGAGATTCACTTCACTTTAGTGGTTGATTAATTTGATTCCATTActacaatattattttctttaaaaagttTTAAGAAAAGTTTTAAGCCGTCTATAGAAAATAAAATCCACATAACTACAAGAATTACATGCTAAAAAAACCGAACGAAGAAATCAATAAACTTAAAATTGTTGATTATTTTGTATAGACGAGAATTCTTGATGAAAACCCTATAAATGAGCACACTCTTTGTTCCTCCAAAACAAAACACCAATGGCAACTTTTATTAaaattcttcttgttcttcttcttctcctcgtTGGTCTCTTTTCCATTTCATCATTGGCGTATGCCAGGTCCACCGAAAACCATCTTCTTTCATCGAAAACTACCAGTTCAGCCAACCAAACAGAAAGCCCCAACTTGTTCCCTCAAGAGGACATTAACTCCTCGGTGGCCGTTCATAATCCAAGGCTTGTTGATCAGAATTTTAAGTTTCCTTTTCTTCCTCCTTTTAACCCTTTTATTAGGTATCTTGGCGAGAATGCTGGTTACTACCCACTTCCAAATACTGGTGCAAGGTAATTGAGTGAGCCTCATGTTATtgtttgtcatatatatatatatatgagatagATTTTATGCGATTTTGTCAACCTAAAACTTCCATTacttgtcttttttcttttcaggaTTTTCTACTTCTTCTTTGAATCACTATTTAGAAGTGTTGAAGACCCAGTTGTGTTATGGTTAAGTGGAGGGCCTGGAGCTAGCGGTAGCATTGcattattttatgaaaatggTCCACTACAACTCAAAGAGGACCTATCACTCATTTGGAATGTTTATGGTTGGGACAAGGTATTATTTCTAATACTATCTCATTATATTATGATCATTGAAATGACATGAGGATATATTGGGGTAAACCCAAGGTCTAGCGTGAGGCGGATCAAATTTATACTCGTTAAGGATAATAGtataattttgaaattcaatGGGGTTAAATGATAGCTTTTTATAAAATATAGGTACAATTTGCTATAcgattaatatattttttgagtgGGGTCAACTGAGCCGACTCAACTATGCTTTGGTCCACCCCTGCACGAAGATAGTAATTGTGCAGGACGTTAGTTGTTCTATCAATACTATCTTATTATCAaatttcgattttttttttcttatgcagatatcaaatattatatttgttgaCCAACCTATCGGAACAGGTTTTAGTTACACAACTAATAACATTGATATAAGGCATAATCTAACTAGTGTTATTGAAGACCTATATAACTTCTTGCAggtatatttctttttttctttttaatttttattatatctATTCTTaatacttgaatttttttttttaaaaaaagtttttgaaattcACTATTTTTTCATCAATAACAGCAATTCTTTCAAGATCGTCTTGATTTTGCTCAAAATGATTTCTATATAATTGGACAATCTTATGCTGGACATTTTGCTCCTGTCCTAGCTTCTCGAATACTCCAAGGAAATAAAGTAAACAAAGGAATTCATATAAATCTCAAGGCAAGGCATGCACTCATTCATCTCAAATCACAATATTTAGTCCCATTGATTGCTTACTTTATTAGATTCGTTAAACTCTTTGATGTCACAGGGTCTTGCTATTGGTAATGGACTGACAAATCCTAGAATCCAGTATCCAACAATACCCTTTTTTGCTAAGATGAATAATTTAATTGAAGAAACAGATTATCTAAAAGTTGATGAGATGATTCCAAAATGCGAATCATCAATAGAGGATTGTGGTATTGCTTTTGACTTCTTActctacttttctttccttttttttttataaacttgtttgaacatgttatatatatatatatgtcacacGTGTGATGATATATCATTCTTGGAAACATTCAAAATGTTAATTaataaatcatatataatttAGTTGATCAATGTGTCTTCTTGTCAGACAGAGGAGATGACGACGCTTGTCTCACCGCAGATGATAATTGTCGAAGAATGGTTCAAGCGATCCGTGGAATGACGAATAGAAATGTaagaaatcaaaaaaattatctatatgtgtgtgcgtgtgtatgttttttttttattaagaattAATTTCAACATTCATTTTTGTGACGTACAGTTTTATGATATTAGAACGCAGTCTGCGGGCTCTTTGGATTATGACTTTTCAAATTTGGAGAGTTTTCTAAATAAAAGATCAACAAAGAAATCCCTTAATGTAGGGGACAGAACCTATATGAATTGGAACACTCTAGTATTTCGTGCATTGAAAAGAGAACACATGAAGAACTTTGACGTAGGAATTCCTGCTTTACTTGAAGCTAAGATCAAGGTCTTAATCTATGCAGGAAATAAAGAACTCATGTGCAACTGGATTGGTAATTAACCTTTTCATCCAATTAATCACTGGCTCTTAATTTGTCTGTATTTTGAAATCTATTAATTCTTATTATTTGAATAGGAAATATGAAGTGGGTCTTAGAATTGGAATGGTATGGTAAGCAAGAATTCACAAAAGCTCCATTTGTTCCATTTCTTGTTGATGATAAAGAAGTAGGAAAGATGATGAGTCATGGACTTCTCACATTCATTCAGGTTCTTATACCAATGCCATGAATATGTTTCAATTTGTGTTTAGTAACTAGAATGACTATATATAAAACAGGTTTTTGAAGCTGGTCATATGGTTCCAATGGATCAACCAAACGTTGCTTTACACATGATACGGAATTGGATGCAAGAGGAAGTCAAGTGATATACGTACCCTTTATCAACTAATTAATTGCTATTCCTTTAGCATTGCAATGTTGTTCTTAGTTATATATATGCACTTTTGTTTTGTAATGTGGAgtgttttatcaaaaaaataaaataaaataaatgtggaGTGTTTTCTCGGATTCTATTGATCTTAATTTAAATAGCAAGAGAATACACACTTTGGACATGATTAAGCTTGATTAAAaactttcaattttgaaataattttaattcGATCAATAAATCATATCTCATAATCATAttgattttatttaaaattacataaaagTTTCCAAGTCAATCTCTATATATATTCTTATGATTTTGAATGATTATTACTGCTAAACTATTTTACTAGTCAATGACttaattgttaattaatatTCTTGTGATGATTATTTGGAATGATAATTGCCGCTAAACTAAACtgttgtttcaactttcaaccttAATTGTTAGCTAGGCAATATCAGGAACATTGGAGCTTGTCAATTTGGTCAAGACCATACAATatagaaaatgtcatttgcTCGATGATTGAAactttttggtttaattttctATCATCACCTTACTTCACATAATTAACTCAAAAATGGATAGGTCACCTTCTTAAATTGTCCCAAACAGTACTGAAGTCATTTTTAATTAAtggatatatatacacatatatctaaTTTACATAAATAAAGAGTAAATATAATGAAAAATCAGCCGACGAATCTTGAGATGGTATATTCCGCCAACCTTACAACTTGTACATGCTAGAAACAGAGAGAATCAAAATgactaaattaattaataattaaggttGGCccacaaaattaaaacaatggTCCCTCCATTGGGCACTTATTACTTTATTAGCATCAAAAACATAGCCAAAAACAGGAAAACAAAAACTCTGTGGTACTTGTCTGCAGACACAATAAGAAGAACAAAATTAGAAACAACCCCGAAACTTCCACGAAATAACACACTTTACCCCGATCTTCATCTTCAACAACCAAAAAGACAACATAACCTAACCAcccaatatttatttatttatttttaacttttaatattttatttccgCCAACTCACGTTAGTTCCGTCGGACACTTTGTATAAATACCAATCGAACTCTCCCTTAACCGACGCCCTTTGCACAGCTCAGACCCTGACGGACCGTTGGGGTCTACCCGAATAAAAAGTTCCAGCCAAAATCGCCGGTTCCACTCTCTTTCTCCACCACCGACACTCCTTCACTTGGCTTCGATTTCGGATTTCAACTCAATTGAGGTACTGGATCTGGTGATTTTTTTAGCTAAGATGTTGATTTTTTGGCTGTTGTGTTCCTGACTGTGATGCGACGGTGTGGTTTTGTTGGATCCGTGGATTgtattttggtttttaattgTATATCGAGTTTTTATTGCGGTATCGTTTTTGTGTGGTCGAATTTGGATGCTCTGACGATGAGCCAATGTGGATGAAGTTGATTATTTGACGTCTGCCACATTGTCTGTTCTTCATTGAAACAGTATGTCTTGATTGTCGTTCTTTTTTGGCATTCTCTTAGAAACTTAGGTTTtgattatattcatatatattgaATCAAAAGATTATAGTTACATAAGTATTTCTAATCAGATCTGGTTATTTTGGAAGCTATAATACTCATTACTGGATCTAGTTTATAGCTTGAATAGTATTGCTTCCATTTTGCTTGGTATGGTATTGGTACCTATGTCTCTATTTTATATATGATCGTATCAAAGTTTACATCTTCATTATTGCTAGCTACCCTTATCGGCATTATATTGACATCTGTTGCTATGGGAGAAAGGTAGTCTAATCATTGATATACCTTTTGAAGATATGTAAAAGTGCATGTTATGTTTATGATCGAATAATCGTAGGAATGAGGCTTCTTAAAACTGTGTGCGCAACTATGAAAGCTTTCTTTAGTTGTGTTGAATGATTACAATTATGTAGCCTACTTGAGTTGTTATATATTGATGTTGATCTTTTTACTCTAAGATGTTGTGCCACATCTTGGAATTATGATAATTAGtcggaaagaaagaaataaagtttgGTTTAgctgtagtttttttttctcctttttgtttccttctagTCGCTTGTCTACGTCAAATGATACGCAGCAACTGGGAGGATTCCTTCAATGTATTGTTtgatttccctttcttttttttcttcccatcATTGCATAAGAAACGTTCTATTTGAATAAATGTTGAACATCAAATGTTGGACATGGTATTCTTTAGTTCTATGATGAAATAGTGGAGGATTGTGACATTTAAACTACTGCAACGCATGGCTTTGTACATAAAGAAAAAGGTTGTTGAATCCTGtgtgtaaaaaaataaaaaaatttgtttcaatCTTCTTTCATTTGCTTGAAAAGGCAGTTTTCCCGTGACTAGATTTTGGTTGTGTGTACTAGATAGATTAGTTGATCACGAGATAATGCCGATTTGTCTTTCTCCTTAAAGATGCGGACCTGTGATGTAGCTGGACTATGATTCTTGAAACCAGATAAACAATTTGTAGAGTTTTCTGTAACACGTTTAGTGGCATAGGTATGGGATGACACATGTTCAATTTTTTGTTCGTTAAGTGTGATCTGCTTTATTATTTGTGTGATCTTCCATATCTTATTTTGTAATGGATtggtgtttcttcttctttgcatgTGACGCGTGTCAATGTAGTGCCTCTATTGTAACTTTGATCGCTTGGGCATAGGAGAGCGCagtaattataaattattgcATTAGATCTATAGATATCAGTGCAGAATATATTGGAAAgtgtctttcttttcttgccatTAATA includes the following:
- the LOC119988055 gene encoding serine carboxypeptidase-like codes for the protein MATFIKILLVLLLLLVGLFSISSLAYARSTENHLLSSKTTSSANQTESPNLFPQEDINSSVAVHNPRLVDQNFKFPFLPPFNPFIRYLGENAGYYPLPNTGARIFYFFFESLFRSVEDPVVLWLSGGPGASGSIALFYENGPLQLKEDLSLIWNVYGWDKISNIIFVDQPIGTGFSYTTNNIDIRHNLTSVIEDLYNFLQQFFQDRLDFAQNDFYIIGQSYAGHFAPVLASRILQGNKVNKGIHINLKGLAIGNGLTNPRIQYPTIPFFAKMNNLIEETDYLKVDEMIPKCESSIEDCDRGDDDACLTADDNCRRMVQAIRGMTNRNFYDIRTQSAGSLDYDFSNLESFLNKRSTKKSLNVGDRTYMNWNTLVFRALKREHMKNFDVGIPALLEAKIKVLIYAGNKELMCNWIGNMKWVLELEWYGKQEFTKAPFVPFLVDDKEVGKMMSHGLLTFIQVFEAGHMVPMDQPNVALHMIRNWMQEEVK